From the Limibacillus sp. genome, the window GCTCACCCTCTGCCCCTATGACCGGCGCTTGATCGTCACAGGGATGCTGAGCGAAGAGGAGCGGTCCTGGGTCGATTCATATCATGCGATGGTATTCAAAGCCCTCTCTCCACAGATGCCTGAAGAGGATCAGGGTTGGTTGAAGGAAATGACTGCCAGCCTTTAGTTTCCGCACGTGTCGGTTGACACGAAGTATAAATCAATCGGAAAAAAATCAACAAATGAGTGCATATGCCTGTTGTGCGGCGTATGCCGATTCACTAAACTCCGCGCTGCAACCAGAGCGGCCATAGAGTCGCATGAGTTTATATCCTTGAGCGCGGCTCTATGGCCGCGTCTTGACGGGAAGAAGAGTTTGGGGGCCAGGACATGGCGCGACGGAATCGCGCCCGCTATTTGGCGGGCGCCTCTTTCTTAGCTTTATCTCTCACCATGGGGACACAGGCTGGCGCCGCGCTGCAGGATGCCGCCCCCGATGGTGAAAAGCGCAGCGACCCCAAGGGCCTCGTTAAGGAGAATAAGCAGCAGCTGCCGGCGGTCGCTCCCTTTCGCGACCTGCTGACCGTCGCCGAGAGCACCCCGACGCTCGAAGGCGTTATCGCCCAGTCCGTCGACAGCTTGAAAGTAGAGACCCTGGCGGTCGCGCCGCTCTCCTCTCTGACCGCCTTGCCGCGCGTGGCCGCCAACTACAACGACGCCACGGTCGCCAACCTGATCGTCAATGCGCCTCCCGGCAAGTCCGATCCCGTTGGGATCGACGCCAGGAATTCCGGTGGCGGCTATTTGCAGATCAATTCTCAAGGCGTAACCGGCACGGCCAGCGATGGTATTTACACCATACGCCTTCGACGTGGGCGGTGGCTTCTCCATCGTGCCGCGCGGCTCTCTTGCCTACCTCACGGTGCACCGCGACGGTTATACCGAGACCGGCCTGGGCGCCAGCAACCTGACGGTCGGCGATACGACGGCAGACGCCCTCCGGGCGGGCGGTGAGATCGCGCTGGAGTACCAGACGGAGGTCAGCTTCGGCGGCGGCATGCGCACCTTCTCCTCGGAGATCCGGGGCGGCGCGCAGCAGGAGTTCGCCCTCGACGACCGGACGGTCGGCGTTTCCAACCCGCTCCTCGGCACCGCCGCGGTGCAGGGCGCCGACGACGACGAGACGCAGCTGACCCTCGGTGCGGGCATGAGCCTCGAGGTCAGCGACAGCGCCGTGCTCTTCATGGGCTACGACGCGGAGATCGGCGGCGACCAGCGCTCGCACATGGTGAACCTCGGCGTGCGCTTCTCCTGGTAAGAGGCAATGCGCCCCGGGCCTCTTGCGGCCCGGGGCAGCTCTCTCTACCTTCTCGAACGGGTCAGACGGCCGGATGACCGCTGCCGCCGCCTTTGCGCGGCGGGGGAGGAAAGTCCGGGCTCCACGGAAACAGGGTGCCGGGTAATTCCCGGCGAGGGCGACCTTAGGGAAAGTGCCACAGAAAGCAAACCGCCCGGCATGGCTTCGGCCCGCCGGGTAAGGGTGAAAGGGTGCGGTAAGAGCGCACCGCGCTTCCGGCAACGGCGGCGGCAAGGCAAACCCCACCCGGAGCAAGACCAAGTAGGAGCGGCTGGGCTTCGCGCCCAAGGTGTGTTTCCGCACCGCCGTTCGGGTCGGTCGCGCGAGGCGTCCGGTAACGGGCGTCCCAGATGAATGGTCATCCCCAGGCCTCGGCCTGGGACAGAACCCGGCTTACAGGCCGTCTGACCCCTTCTTCCCACCGTTCGATGCAGCGGACGGCAGCCTTTGCTCCGCCTCTGTCCAGCGACCTATCGTCGTAGGGCTTTTCAGGAAACACGCTTGCCGTGCTGAAAGTCTCATTCCCTTCAAATAGAACGTAAGTAGAACAAACAAGAGGCCTCCAGGCTAAACCCCTGGCTTGCCGCGGCTTTGCCATTTTCCCATCGCTCCATCGGCATAAAGCCGCCGACTTCATCCTTTACTTTAAGTTCGATCCTCTAGTAGGGCCGGTGATTCCTCTGGCAAAGGTTACCCAATCATTAATAAAGCCTTGCTCCACCTAGCTTTTTTACTTCAGTTTCGATTGACGCCCATGGTTTCCCATGATATCCCATGTAATCCCAATAAGGCTTATGCCGGGGATATTGCGTTAGTGCGCCCGTCCGAAGGGCGTCATCTGGGGAGTAGCAGCGCGTCGAAAGACGCAAGGGGAGCAAGGCGTTGGCCACCTTTCTCGGGACCTACGAGAACAGGATCGACAGCAAGGGGCGGATCTCCGTGCCCTCGCTGTTCCGCGCGCAGCTGCCCGAGCTGAACGGCATGAGTGTCGTGCTGTTCCCCTCCTACCGCGCGAACGCGGTCGAAGGCGCGGGCATGGACTTCATCGAGCAGCTCGGCGAGCGGGTCAACGAGATCGACCTCTTCTCCGACGAGCAGGACGACATCGCCACCTCGCTCTTCTCGGACTGCCAGCCGCTCTCCATGGACAAGGAGGGGCGGGTGGTCCTGCCCTCCAGCCTGATGGCCCACGCCGGCATCACAGACAAGGCCTGCTTCGTCGGCAAGGGCCCGCTGTTTCAGATTTGGGAGCCGACGGCTCTCGCCGCTCACAAGAGCGAGGCGCGTCAGCGCGCTAAGACCAAAGGATTGACCCTCCCCGTGAAGCCGCGCGGCGGAGGTGAGAGATGACCCACCAAGCGAAGAAGGTCATGAGCCCGCATCTCCCCGTCATGCTGAACGAGGTCCTCGAGACTCTCGCTCCGCATGACGGCGGGCTTTACTTGGACGGCACCTTCGGCGCGGGTGGTTACACCAAAGGCATCCTGGAGGCGGCCGACTGCCGCGTGATCGCCATCGACCGCGATCCCGAGGCCGTCGCGCGTGGCCGCGAGCTGGCTGAGGATTACGAAGGCCGGCTGGTCATGCTCGAAGGCCGCTTCGGCGACATGGAGCAGCTGCTGGAGAGTGCGGGCGAAGGCCCGCTCGACGGCGTGGCGCTCGACATCGGCGTTTCCTCCATGCAGATCGACGAGGCCGCTCGCGGCTTCTCCTTCCAGAAGGACGGCCCGCTCGACATGCGCATGGGCGGCGAGGGGCCGAGCGCCGCCGAGGTGGTCAACGAGACCGAAGAGGGCGCTCTCGCCGACATTATCTACCGCTACGGCGAGGAGCGGCAGTCGCGCCGCGTCGCCCGCGCCATCGTGCGCGCCC encodes:
- a CDS encoding autotransporter outer membrane beta-barrel domain-containing protein; this encodes MVFTPYAFDVGGGFSIVPRGSLAYLTVHRDGYTETGLGASNLTVGDTTADALRAGGEIALEYQTEVSFGGGMRTFSSEIRGGAQQEFALDDRTVGVSNPLLGTAAVQGADDDETQLTLGAGMSLEVSDSAVLFMGYDAEIGGDQRSHMVNLGVRFSW
- the mraZ gene encoding division/cell wall cluster transcriptional repressor MraZ, coding for MATFLGTYENRIDSKGRISVPSLFRAQLPELNGMSVVLFPSYRANAVEGAGMDFIEQLGERVNEIDLFSDEQDDIATSLFSDCQPLSMDKEGRVVLPSSLMAHAGITDKACFVGKGPLFQIWEPTALAAHKSEARQRAKTKGLTLPVKPRGGGER
- the rsmH gene encoding 16S rRNA (cytosine(1402)-N(4))-methyltransferase RsmH; translation: MTHQAKKVMSPHLPVMLNEVLETLAPHDGGLYLDGTFGAGGYTKGILEAADCRVIAIDRDPEAVARGRELAEDYEGRLVMLEGRFGDMEQLLESAGEGPLDGVALDIGVSSMQIDEAARGFSFQKDGPLDMRMGGEGPSAAEVVNETEEGALADIIYRYGEERQSRRVARAIVRARAEEPITRTLQLAEIVRGAIKGAAAQSIDPATRTFQALRIYVNDELGELERGLEAAERLLAPEGRLVVVAFHSLEDRIVKAFFKRESGGEGTSRHLPVAQAAPASLALLFKGAMKPGEQEIRVNPRARSARLRAARKLSSEMGGAS